A single region of the Spirochaetota bacterium genome encodes:
- a CDS encoding Gfo/Idh/MocA family oxidoreductase, with amino-acid sequence MTSQNAVTSIAILGTGYMASMHVRSLKAMPDVHIGAICARSKMKGDEFVNDQSLSGAAVYNEYGRMCDEVSPDAVIVTLPPHAHAGEVECAAERGIAVFLEKPLARDPDRAQSMADAIRKHNVVSQVGYHYRFKRSVKRMKELITSGRAGRPALFEGRFWSNMEGKPWWRSRSMSGGQTFEQATHIFDTARFLMGDVLTVQGHIATLCHPIKDDRIEDVSAAILKMENGSLALISASNCAFPGKCIGDFRAVFQRCVLDYRSTGDWCDKDTATITFTDGSGPTEAFIEDSDAHAEEMRDFLDAVSNGGPTVTPAADGIITQRTVEAMLASAEHDGVPIAVGTEQNMNKGALQCQNVLP; translated from the coding sequence ATGACTTCACAGAACGCGGTGACCAGCATTGCCATTCTCGGTACCGGTTACATGGCGTCGATGCATGTGCGTTCGCTGAAAGCGATGCCCGATGTACATATCGGCGCGATATGCGCCCGTTCGAAAATGAAGGGCGATGAATTCGTAAATGATCAATCCCTGTCGGGTGCAGCAGTATACAACGAATACGGAAGGATGTGTGACGAGGTTTCGCCCGATGCTGTCATAGTGACGCTCCCTCCGCATGCGCATGCCGGCGAGGTGGAATGCGCCGCCGAACGAGGCATCGCCGTGTTCCTTGAAAAGCCGCTCGCACGCGATCCCGATCGCGCGCAGTCGATGGCGGATGCGATACGAAAGCACAATGTCGTAAGCCAGGTGGGGTATCATTATCGGTTCAAACGGTCGGTGAAGCGGATGAAAGAGCTCATAACGAGCGGGCGGGCGGGAAGACCTGCGCTTTTTGAGGGGAGATTCTGGTCAAATATGGAAGGAAAACCGTGGTGGCGTTCACGATCGATGAGCGGCGGACAGACATTCGAACAGGCAACGCATATATTCGATACAGCCCGATTTCTCATGGGCGATGTACTGACCGTGCAGGGGCATATCGCTACGCTTTGCCATCCCATCAAGGATGATCGTATCGAGGATGTAAGCGCGGCAATCCTGAAAATGGAGAACGGATCGCTTGCGCTCATCAGCGCGAGCAATTGCGCCTTCCCCGGAAAATGTATCGGCGATTTCCGTGCAGTGTTTCAGCGCTGCGTACTCGATTATCGAAGCACCGGTGATTGGTGCGACAAGGATACGGCGACAATAACGTTCACCGACGGGAGCGGCCCGACAGAAGCATTCATAGAAGACAGCGATGCGCATGCCGAAGAAATGCGCGATTTTCTGGACGCGGTCAGCAATGGTGGTCCCACGGTCACGCCGGCGGCCGATGGGATCATTACGCAGCGTACGGTCGAGGCGATGCTTGCGTCAGCAGAGCATGATGGTGTACCGATAGCCGTTGGAACAGAACAAAATATGAACAAAGGAGCATTACAATGCCAAAACGTCTTGCCTTGA